GATGATCAGGGGGAAGCCGATGACCAGGCCGAGCGTCAGGGGCTCGGCGAGGACGATCGCGCCGAGGATGATCGCGACCACCGGGTTGACGTAGGTGAACAGCGGCGCGCGCACCGGGCCGACCTCACGGATGAGCGCGAAGAATGCGAGGAACGCGACGGCCGTGCAGATGACGGCCAGTGCCAGCAGCGCCAGAGCGGAGGTCACGGTCGGCAGGCGGTGCTGCGTGAGGAGACCGAGCGGCAGATAGAGGATGCCGATCATCAGCAGTGAGAGGGTGATCGTGCCGAGCGAGGGCACGTCGGCGAGTTTGCGCGCGACGATGAACGGCGCGATCGCGTAGAGCACCGCGACCAGCAGCACCTCGCCCGCGGCCAGCAGGCTCATCTCGCCGCCGAACAGCCCAGGGCCGGCGACCACGATCGCGACGCCGACGAATCCGATGACGAGTCCGATCGCGCGAGCGGGGCGGAGCACGCCGCGATCACCGCCACCGAGGGCGATGAGTGCAGCGAAAAGCGGCACGGTAGCGACGAGCAGCCCGGTCAGGCCGGACGGCAGCGTCATCTCGGCATGGCCGAGCAGCACGAAGGGACCGGCCATCTCGATCAAGCCGAAGGCGAGCACCCATGGCCAGTGCTTCAGAGCGGCGCGCAGCGCGCCGTTGCGGATCGCGAACGGCAGCAGCAGCAGCGCGGCGATGAGAGTTCGGCCGGCGACGATCGCCGGTGGCGAGATCGACTCCACGGCGATGCTGATGAACAGGTAGGGCACGCCCCAGAGCAGGGCCATCGCCCCGAAGAGGAGCCAGCCGCGGCGTGTGAAACCGGAGTGCGCGGTCACTGCGCCACCGCGGCGGGCCCCGTCGGGCTCAGCAATAGACCCACGTTCACAGCACGCGCCGCCCTTCGAAGGCTCGCCCGAGAGTGACTTCGTCGGCGTACTCGAGATCGCCGCCGACCGGGAGGCCGGAGGCCAACCGAGAAACGGTGATCTGCATCGTGGTGAGCAGACGGCTGAGATAGCTCGCCGTCGCCTCGCCTTCGAGGTTCGGGTTGGTGGCGAGGATGACTTCCTGCACCGTGCCGTCGGCGAGGCGCGTCATCAGCTGGGCGATGCGCAGATCATCGGGGCCGATTCCGGCGATCGGACTGATCACGCCGCCGAGCACGTGGTACAGCCCCCGGAACTCACGGGTGCGTTCGATCGCCGCGACGTCTTTCGCGTCTTCGACCACGCAGATCAGAGCCGGGTTGCGTCGCGGATCGCGGCAGATCGCGCAGCGCTCCTGCTCGGCGACGTTTCCGCAGATCTCGCAGAAGCGCACCCGGATGCGCACCTCGGTGAGCAGTTCGGACAACCGGGCGACGTCGAACGTCGGAGTCTGCAGGATGTGGAACGCGATGCGCTGCGCGGACTTCGGGCCGATGCCGGGGAGGCGCCCGAACTCGTCGATGAGTTCCTGAACGATGCCGTCGTACATCAGGCGAACCTCGTCGGCGGCTCGTAGGGCTCTTCGCGCACGAACGTGGCGCCGAGCACCTGGCGGATCACGGCCTCGCCGTAGCGCTGCACGCCACCGGCGACCGGGCTGCGGTCGGAGATGACCGGCGCCGGCCTGGCCGGCTGCACCTGCCGAGCGGGCGGTGCGTCCTGAGTGGGCGCCTGTGCTGCCGCTGGTCGGGCAGGCGCGGCCTGTGTCGACGCCGGCGGCTCGTAGGAGGGGTCGTATGGCGGCTCGTCGTCGAAGTACGGCACGTCATCGTCGCCCGGAAGCGGCGGCTCATCGGAGTCGATCGCGCCGTCGACCGGCGAGGGGACAGCGGATGCGGCGGCCTCGACCTCGGCCGGCTCCTCGTCGACGGGCAGCTGCGGCGCCGGGGGTGCCACGGTGACCGGAGCTTCGACGGTGGTCGGGATCGGGGCGACCGCCCATTCCGTCACCGACGGCGCCGACGCGCCGCGGGACTGCGGTCGGGATGACGAAGCGGATGCCGCAGACGGCCTTCCCGCGGAGTCGGAGTCCCTCGCTTCGGGAGCATTCCCCGCCTCGGCATTCGCAGCAGCGGTTGAACCGGTGGATCCGGCTGCCCCGGTGGAAC
The sequence above is drawn from the Microbacterium sp. LWO12-1.2 genome and encodes:
- the recR gene encoding recombination mediator RecR, yielding MYDGIVQELIDEFGRLPGIGPKSAQRIAFHILQTPTFDVARLSELLTEVRIRVRFCEICGNVAEQERCAICRDPRRNPALICVVEDAKDVAAIERTREFRGLYHVLGGVISPIAGIGPDDLRIAQLMTRLADGTVQEVILATNPNLEGEATASYLSRLLTTMQITVSRLASGLPVGGDLEYADEVTLGRAFEGRRVL
- a CDS encoding DMT family transporter, which translates into the protein MTAHSGFTRRGWLLFGAMALLWGVPYLFISIAVESISPPAIVAGRTLIAALLLLPFAIRNGALRAALKHWPWVLAFGLIEMAGPFVLLGHAEMTLPSGLTGLLVATVPLFAALIALGGGDRGVLRPARAIGLVIGFVGVAIVVAGPGLFGGEMSLLAAGEVLLVAVLYAIAPFIVARKLADVPSLGTITLSLLMIGILYLPLGLLTQHRLPTVTSALALLALAVICTAVAFLAFFALIREVGPVRAPLFTYVNPVVAIILGAIVLAEPLTLGLVIGFPLIIIGCWFAGTGGRLRPAASPEPAPIPAP